One stretch of Oceanidesulfovibrio indonesiensis DNA includes these proteins:
- a CDS encoding YeeE/YedE thiosulfate transporter family protein yields the protein MLQAIWNNRPLQLALGFLMGISFGFFLNRAGVDRYEVILGQLLLTDFTVLKVMGSAVVVGMAGFIVMHRLGWVEYQKTHGSLGATVPGGLLFGVGFGLLGYCPGTMAAALGHGALDALVGGVPGILLGSWLYVISQPVWKRTVEHILPFGDVTFDELFGVARWKAALGCVVLFAALFGALELAGY from the coding sequence ATGCTTCAAGCAATATGGAACAACAGACCGCTCCAGCTCGCGCTCGGCTTCCTCATGGGCATTTCTTTCGGATTCTTCCTGAACCGCGCCGGCGTGGACCGCTACGAGGTCATCCTCGGCCAGTTGCTGCTTACGGATTTCACTGTGCTCAAGGTCATGGGTTCGGCTGTGGTGGTTGGCATGGCGGGCTTTATCGTCATGCACCGCCTGGGCTGGGTGGAGTACCAGAAGACGCACGGCTCATTGGGCGCCACCGTTCCGGGCGGGCTGCTCTTCGGGGTGGGATTCGGCCTGCTTGGCTACTGCCCGGGAACAATGGCCGCGGCCCTGGGCCATGGCGCCTTGGACGCACTGGTGGGCGGGGTGCCGGGCATACTGCTGGGGTCCTGGCTCTACGTGATAAGCCAGCCTGTCTGGAAACGCACTGTCGAGCACATCTTGCCGTTTGGGGACGTTACGTTCGACGAACTCTTTGGTGTGGCCCGCTGGAAGGCGGCGCTGGGATGCGTGGTCCTGTTCGCAGCGCTGTTCGGCGCTCTGGAACTGGCTGGCTACTGA
- the msrB gene encoding peptide-methionine (R)-S-oxide reductase MsrB, with protein sequence MRILPPLFLAVVVLLAPEWAAAQDSTMDANPSQKTHGQAQATFAGGCFWCVEADFEKLDGVQEVISGYAGGEEASPSYDQVASGNTSHREAVRVLYDPKKISYADLVDHFWHTVDPTDAGGSFVDRGMQYTSAIFYHDEEQKRIAEESKQVLENSGVFNKPIVTEILPLTTFYEAEPYHQDYYKQHSIRYHLYRYGSGRDRFLDDTWENHDVDTTPDNPSENTSREQFSADTTPNPTPPGATEWESYAKPADQELKKRLTDMQYRVTQKDGTEPAFKNEYHDEKREGIYVDVVSGEPLFSSTDKFDSGTGWPSFTKPIDPEYIVEREDRSLFMTRTEVRSRYADSHLGHVFTDGPPPTGLRYCMNSAALRFIPKSRLEEEGYGEYLVLFE encoded by the coding sequence ATGCGCATTCTTCCCCCACTTTTTCTCGCCGTTGTCGTTCTGCTTGCTCCAGAATGGGCCGCGGCACAGGATTCCACAATGGACGCAAACCCCTCTCAGAAAACTCATGGTCAGGCCCAGGCAACCTTTGCCGGCGGTTGCTTCTGGTGTGTGGAAGCGGACTTCGAAAAACTCGACGGCGTGCAGGAAGTGATCTCCGGCTATGCCGGCGGCGAGGAAGCCAGTCCCAGCTACGACCAGGTCGCCTCCGGCAACACGAGCCACCGGGAAGCGGTCCGCGTCCTCTACGACCCGAAAAAAATCAGCTACGCCGACCTTGTGGACCATTTCTGGCACACAGTGGACCCCACGGACGCAGGCGGTTCCTTCGTGGATCGCGGCATGCAGTACACGTCCGCCATTTTCTACCACGACGAGGAGCAGAAGCGCATCGCCGAGGAGTCGAAACAGGTTCTGGAGAATTCGGGCGTCTTCAATAAGCCGATCGTCACGGAAATCCTGCCGCTGACGACATTCTACGAGGCCGAACCCTACCACCAGGACTACTACAAGCAACACAGCATCCGCTACCACCTCTACAGATACGGCTCCGGCCGCGACAGGTTCCTGGACGACACGTGGGAAAACCACGACGTGGACACCACTCCGGACAACCCGTCCGAGAACACGAGCAGGGAGCAATTTTCTGCAGACACCACACCCAACCCCACTCCTCCCGGCGCTACGGAATGGGAGAGCTACGCGAAGCCTGCGGACCAGGAACTCAAAAAGCGCCTGACAGACATGCAGTACCGCGTCACCCAGAAAGACGGCACCGAGCCGGCCTTCAAGAACGAGTACCACGACGAAAAGCGCGAGGGCATCTACGTAGATGTCGTGTCCGGAGAACCCCTCTTCTCGTCCACGGACAAGTTCGACTCCGGCACCGGGTGGCCCAGCTTCACCAAGCCCATCGACCCCGAATACATCGTGGAACGCGAGGACCGCTCCCTGTTCATGACGCGTACCGAAGTGCGTTCCAGATACGCGGACTCGCACCTGGGCCACGTCTTCACGGACGGCCCCCCGCCCACGGGCCTGCGCTACTGCATGAACTCGGCGGCCCTCCGTTTCATACCAAAAAGCAGGCTTGAAGAGGAGGGATACGGCGAGTACCTCGTACTCTTCGAGTAG
- a CDS encoding SRPBCC family protein yields MLHSLSRVQLLTGRLGSLEEAWSFFSDPCNLAAITPPWLAFTVTCDPEPMYAGQIITYTIAPFPGLPGLARLRASWVTEITHVRGPGDVGPDAPLFFVDEQRLGPYRFWHHQHRFTVEGHGVRMEDEVRYALPYGPLGDLAHRLMVRRRLEEIFDYRRATLAKLMG; encoded by the coding sequence ATGCTGCACAGCCTCTCGCGGGTGCAACTGCTGACCGGCCGCCTCGGTTCCCTGGAGGAAGCGTGGTCCTTTTTTTCCGATCCGTGCAATCTCGCCGCGATCACCCCGCCGTGGCTGGCGTTCACGGTGACGTGCGATCCCGAGCCCATGTATGCCGGGCAGATTATCACCTACACGATCGCGCCGTTTCCCGGCCTGCCGGGTCTGGCCCGGCTGCGCGCATCATGGGTCACCGAGATCACGCACGTACGCGGGCCGGGGGATGTCGGGCCTGACGCCCCGCTGTTCTTCGTGGACGAGCAACGGCTCGGACCCTACAGATTCTGGCACCACCAGCATCGCTTCACCGTCGAGGGGCACGGCGTGCGCATGGAGGATGAGGTCCGCTATGCGTTGCCGTATGGTCCGCTGGGAGATCTCGCGCACCGGCTCATGGTGCGCCGCCGTCTGGAGGAAATATTCGATTACCGTCGAGCGACCCTTGCGAAGCTCATGGGTTGA